One Candidatus Delongbacteria bacterium genomic window carries:
- the rhuM gene encoding RhuM family protein yields MPRKKQDADPPTLGRGGEIVLFQEGGVGRLEVRLQGETLWLSLQQLADLYQRDKSVISRHLRSILATGELEREVVVAKNATTAADGKTYQVDFYNLDMIISVGYRVHSLRGTQFRIWATRTLKDTLVRGYTLNESRLQAQVERLEGLLAAVQLVGRVATERSLSSGEAKGLLKVVGDFSLALDLLDQYDHGRLSLRSTTASAGRVLEETRRRRPAPRCALVLGRVDAKRTPDRAAPVLAGRGLWAARPNRPPRRPAGHGFGGWICPVRIQPGGAEDLEAVAKWIDGGKP; encoded by the coding sequence ATGCCCCGCAAGAAGCAGGATGCCGATCCGCCGACCCTGGGTCGCGGAGGAGAGATCGTCCTGTTCCAGGAAGGTGGCGTGGGGCGTCTGGAAGTCAGGCTGCAGGGGGAGACCCTCTGGCTGAGCCTGCAGCAGCTGGCCGATCTCTATCAGCGCGACAAGTCGGTCATTTCCCGCCATCTGCGAAGCATCCTCGCCACGGGGGAGTTGGAGCGTGAGGTAGTTGTTGCAAAAAACGCAACAACTGCCGCCGACGGCAAGACCTATCAGGTGGACTTCTACAACCTGGACATGATCATCTCCGTCGGTTACCGCGTTCACTCCTTGCGCGGCACCCAATTCCGCATCTGGGCCACCCGCACCCTGAAGGACACTTTGGTGCGCGGCTACACGTTGAACGAGAGTCGCCTGCAAGCCCAGGTGGAACGCCTGGAGGGCCTGCTGGCCGCCGTCCAATTGGTGGGGCGCGTCGCCACGGAGCGCTCCCTGAGCAGCGGCGAGGCCAAGGGCCTGCTCAAGGTCGTGGGCGACTTCTCGCTGGCGCTGGACCTGCTGGACCAGTATGACCACGGCCGCCTCTCTCTACGAAGCACGACGGCCAGCGCGGGCCGCGTCCTGGAAGAAACCCGCAGACGCAGGCCCGCGCCCCGCTGCGCCCTGGTGCTGGGCCGGGTGGACGCCAAGCGGACGCCGGACCGCGCCGCGCCGGTTCTTGCTGGCCGGGGCCTTTGGGCTGCCCGTCCTAACCGTCCGCCAAGACGCCCAGCTGGCCACGGCTTTGGGGGTTGGATATGTCCCGTCCGCATCCAGCCGGGGGGCGCGGAAGACCTGGAAGCCGTGGCAAAGTGGATTGATGGAGGAAAACCGTGA
- a CDS encoding tetratricopeptide repeat protein produces MVDKGFPAGYEPQGSTEAAEWYRLAAEQGNTMAQRNLGVMYYNGEGVLQDYTEAVKWFRLAAEQGYAPAQYNLGVACAKGLGVPQDYVEAVKWYRLAAEHGNAGAQLNLGFLYHSGEGVPQNGAEAVKWYRLAAEQGNVSAQNNLGVMYKSGQGVPQDYIEAVKWYRLAAEQGHVSAQNNLGDMYSGGQGVPQDYAEAAKWSRLAAEQGCAPAQYNLGVACAKGRGVPHNDAEAVMWYRLAAAQGYAPAQYNMGVMYDDGRGVPQDYVEAAKWYRLAAEQGHVSAQNNLGGIYGGGQGVPQDDAEAAKWFRLAAEQGHVGSQYNLGVACHLGQGVPQNYAEAAKWYRLAAEHGYAPAQYNLGVMYNDGRGVPQDYIMAHLWWNLAATSGDEDAVRGRGTVAGKMTPAQIAEAQRLAREWKPTPEKP; encoded by the coding sequence ATGGTCGACAAGGGCTTTCCAGCCGGTTACGAGCCGCAGGGGAGCACTGAGGCTGCCGAGTGGTACCGCCTAGCCGCTGAGCAAGGGAATACAATGGCCCAGCGCAATCTGGGGGTCATGTACTACAACGGCGAGGGCGTGCTGCAAGACTACACAGAGGCTGTCAAGTGGTTTCGACTAGCGGCTGAGCAGGGGTACGCGCCGGCTCAGTATAACCTGGGGGTTGCGTGCGCCAAGGGCCTGGGCGTGCCGCAGGACTACGTTGAGGCCGTCAAGTGGTACCGCCTGGCTGCTGAACATGGGAACGCAGGAGCCCAGTTAAATCTGGGATTCTTGTACCACAGCGGCGAGGGCGTGCCGCAGAACGGCGCTGAAGCCGTCAAGTGGTACCGCCTTGCGGCGGAGCAAGGCAATGTAAGTGCCCAGAACAACCTGGGAGTCATGTACAAGAGCGGCCAGGGTGTGCCGCAGGACTACATTGAGGCCGTTAAGTGGTACCGCCTTGCGGCGGAGCAAGGACATGTAAGTGCCCAGAACAACCTGGGGGACATGTACAGTGGCGGCCAAGGCGTGCCGCAGGACTACGCAGAGGCCGCCAAGTGGTCCCGCCTTGCCGCGGAGCAGGGGTGCGCGCCGGCACAGTACAATCTAGGGGTTGCATGCGCCAAAGGCAGGGGCGTGCCGCATAACGACGCAGAGGCAGTCATGTGGTACCGCCTAGCCGCTGCGCAGGGGTACGCACCGGCTCAGTACAACATGGGAGTCATGTACGACGACGGCCGAGGCGTGCCGCAGGACTACGTTGAGGCTGCCAAATGGTACCGCCTAGCCGCTGAGCAGGGCCATGTAAGTGCCCAGAACAACTTGGGGGGCATATACGGCGGCGGACAAGGCGTGCCGCAGGATGACGCAGAGGCTGCCAAGTGGTTCCGCCTAGCAGCGGAGCAAGGCCATGTAGGTTCCCAGTACAACCTGGGGGTTGCGTGCCACCTCGGCCAAGGCGTGCCTCAGAACTACGCGGAAGCAGCCAAGTGGTACCGCCTAGCCGCTGAGCATGGGTACGCACCGGCTCAGTACAACCTGGGTGTCATGTACAACGACGGCCGAGGCGTGCCGCAGGACTATATCATGGCTCACCTGTGGTGGAACCTTGCTGCCACCAGCGGGGATGAGGACGCGGTGAGGGGTAGAGGCACTGTGGCTGGCAAGATGACCCCTGCCCAAATCGCAGAGGCGCAACGTCTCGCCCGCGAGTGGAAGCCCACACCGGAGAAGCCATGA
- a CDS encoding type ISP restriction/modification enzyme, with translation MSKTQDRNWERLRSIKTIEELLAYLREELDWPLEGADVEDVAFEYTPEELGLEPALAVKIDSIHRLRPLSTHQPWGIFFVDFEPKNLPVTALRRILGRVVLKKRAKGSAQAWHADDLLFISTYGQGPSRQICLAHFSASEGARDLPTLKVLGWDEQDTALHLAHAANTLVKHLTWPENENDLEIWRKTWSAAFTLGHREVISTAKDLSIRLAALARAIRLRITTALAIESESGPLTRLMHAFREALVHDLTVESFADMYAQTIAYGLLSARITDPHKKTADDFAGHLRTNPFLRELMETFLKVGGRQGKAGGSGIDFDELGVFDVVELLDDANMEAVVRDFGDRNPQEDPVIHFYEEFLRHYDPGEKKKRGVFYTPRPVVSYIVRSVDELLRTEFGLEDGLADTTTWGEMLQRQPGLQLPNLSEDSDHPRLLDPQHPFVQILDPATGTGTFLVEVIEIIHRTMTTKWTAHGHSEKQIEALWNAYVPRHLLPRLHGYELLMAPYAIAHLKIGLKLHETGYHFDSEERARIYLTNALEPANDKQITTAMLPALAHEAQAVSMIKRHQRFSVIIGNPPYARDSANRSDYAENLVAIYKEDVRNERNIQPLSDDYVKFIGMAQAVMSSCGTGIVGFITNHSFIKGVIHRGLRRRVCQFFQRAYFLDLHGNSNINEQPPKDIEDENVFDIRQGVAVSLLTRVSAVVGYKDQTKVSELWGKRTEKYEYLLKQRHGDNDWILVEPKPPEYELIVAGDGSTQVEFDSLFHLHDWFPTSATGFITHRDELVIDYDQSNLMRRIHDLVDKNISDEEVIKKYSLESNSDWNPIDARKQLRAVKELQERVVRCTYRPFDSRWCWWGRELMDRPRQELFEFFVKPNLTLLCKRQNKRTPFSYAFVASEITESCTFESAHANNVAFPIFVHTNDLLFGKNIIHPNIGDEIVSRVRRRLNLNLVSLAMGDLKVTCGPRDLLHYVYATIHAPSYRTRYEACLIKSFPRIPLTYNLDLFRDLTLFGGRLVALHLLESPTLDHFITTYAGPPQPEVGRVGWSDGTVWLDAAATKKGQPATPGRMGFKGVPEEVWNFHIGGYQVCEKWLKDRKGRRLSDEDIAHYQKIVVALKETIRLMGEIDEVIEKHGGWPGAFAAGPAAGAADYPTCETGQRKAAETGDLFGQNAES, from the coding sequence ATGAGCAAGACCCAAGACCGGAACTGGGAGCGCCTGCGCTCCATCAAGACGATCGAGGAGCTGCTAGCCTATTTGAGGGAGGAGCTTGACTGGCCGCTCGAAGGCGCGGACGTCGAGGACGTCGCCTTCGAATACACACCCGAGGAGCTGGGCCTGGAGCCCGCCCTGGCGGTTAAGATCGATTCCATTCACCGTCTGCGTCCGCTGAGCACGCACCAACCCTGGGGCATTTTCTTCGTCGACTTCGAGCCCAAGAATCTGCCCGTCACGGCCCTGCGCCGCATCCTGGGCCGCGTGGTCTTGAAGAAGCGCGCCAAGGGCAGCGCGCAGGCCTGGCACGCAGACGACCTGCTCTTCATCTCCACCTACGGGCAAGGGCCCAGCCGCCAGATCTGCCTGGCGCACTTCTCCGCCAGCGAGGGAGCGCGCGACCTACCCACCCTCAAGGTGCTGGGCTGGGACGAGCAGGACACGGCACTGCACCTTGCCCACGCCGCCAACACCCTGGTCAAGCACCTCACGTGGCCGGAAAACGAGAACGACCTGGAGATCTGGCGCAAGACTTGGAGCGCAGCCTTCACGCTGGGGCATCGGGAAGTCATCTCCACGGCCAAGGATCTCTCCATTCGGCTGGCGGCGCTGGCGAGGGCGATTCGCCTGCGCATCACCACGGCGCTGGCGATCGAGAGCGAGAGCGGCCCGCTCACGCGTCTGATGCATGCCTTCCGCGAGGCCCTGGTCCACGACCTGACGGTGGAGAGCTTCGCCGACATGTACGCCCAGACCATCGCCTACGGCCTGCTCTCGGCGCGCATCACTGATCCACACAAGAAGACTGCTGACGATTTCGCAGGTCACTTGCGCACCAACCCCTTCCTGCGGGAGCTGATGGAGACCTTCCTGAAGGTGGGTGGACGGCAAGGGAAAGCGGGCGGGTCAGGCATCGACTTCGATGAGCTGGGCGTCTTCGATGTGGTGGAGCTGCTGGACGACGCCAACATGGAGGCCGTCGTCCGCGACTTCGGCGACAGGAACCCACAGGAAGACCCAGTCATCCATTTCTATGAGGAGTTTCTTCGGCATTACGATCCAGGTGAGAAGAAAAAGCGTGGCGTCTTCTACACGCCGCGCCCGGTGGTAAGCTACATCGTGCGCTCGGTGGACGAGCTGCTGCGAACGGAGTTCGGCCTGGAGGACGGGCTGGCCGACACCACCACGTGGGGCGAGATGCTACAGCGACAGCCCGGCCTGCAGCTGCCCAACCTCTCAGAGGACTCCGACCACCCGCGCCTGCTGGACCCGCAGCATCCCTTCGTGCAGATCCTCGACCCGGCCACGGGCACGGGCACCTTCCTCGTTGAGGTCATCGAGATCATCCACCGCACGATGACCACCAAGTGGACGGCCCACGGTCACAGCGAGAAGCAGATCGAGGCGCTCTGGAACGCCTATGTGCCGCGCCACCTGCTGCCGCGCCTGCACGGCTACGAGCTGCTCATGGCGCCCTACGCCATCGCCCATCTCAAGATCGGCCTCAAGCTCCATGAGACGGGCTACCACTTCGACAGCGAGGAGCGGGCACGCATCTACCTGACCAACGCCCTGGAGCCGGCCAACGACAAGCAGATCACGACGGCCATGCTGCCGGCGCTGGCGCACGAAGCTCAAGCGGTCAGCATGATTAAACGTCACCAAAGGTTCTCCGTCATCATTGGTAATCCTCCATATGCAAGAGATTCCGCAAACCGCAGTGATTATGCGGAGAATCTCGTAGCAATCTACAAGGAGGACGTGAGGAATGAACGAAACATCCAACCTCTGTCTGATGACTATGTGAAATTCATCGGGATGGCTCAAGCCGTAATGTCATCATGCGGTACAGGAATTGTTGGATTCATCACAAATCACAGCTTTATTAAGGGAGTAATTCATCGAGGGCTAAGAAGACGTGTTTGTCAGTTCTTCCAGAGGGCATACTTTTTGGACCTTCACGGCAACTCGAACATCAACGAGCAGCCGCCAAAGGACATTGAGGACGAAAACGTCTTTGACATTCGACAAGGTGTTGCAGTCTCATTGCTGACCAGAGTTTCCGCTGTTGTTGGTTATAAAGACCAAACTAAAGTTTCTGAACTCTGGGGAAAGCGGACAGAGAAATATGAATATTTACTGAAGCAAAGACATGGTGATAATGATTGGATTCTCGTTGAACCAAAACCGCCGGAATACGAACTCATTGTAGCCGGTGATGGATCTACTCAAGTTGAATTTGATTCGTTATTCCACCTGCATGATTGGTTTCCAACTTCAGCGACTGGATTTATCACGCACCGTGACGAATTGGTGATCGATTATGATCAGTCAAACCTTATGCGAAGGATTCACGATTTAGTGGATAAAAATATTTCTGATGAAGAGGTTATCAAGAAATATTCCTTAGAGAGCAATTCGGACTGGAATCCAATTGATGCTAGAAAACAACTTCGGGCAGTAAAGGAGTTACAAGAAAGAGTTGTTCGTTGCACTTATCGCCCGTTTGATAGTAGATGGTGCTGGTGGGGACGAGAACTAATGGATCGCCCGCGTCAGGAGTTATTTGAGTTTTTCGTAAAACCTAACTTGACGCTGTTATGTAAACGACAGAACAAAAGGACTCCTTTCTCTTACGCATTTGTTGCCTCTGAAATAACAGAAAGTTGCACATTTGAGAGTGCACATGCGAATAATGTTGCGTTTCCAATCTTCGTCCACACAAATGACCTGTTGTTTGGGAAGAACATCATTCATCCAAACATTGGTGATGAAATTGTAAGTAGAGTTCGAAGACGGCTTAATTTGAATTTAGTTTCGCTTGCTATGGGTGATTTGAAGGTGACCTGCGGGCCGCGCGATTTATTGCACTACGTATATGCAACCATTCATGCACCTAGCTACCGGACGAGATATGAGGCGTGCCTGATTAAAAGCTTCCCGCGCATTCCGTTGACATATAATCTGGACCTGTTCCGCGACCTCACACTTTTTGGCGGCAGGCTCGTCGCTTTGCATCTGCTGGAGTCGCCCACCCTCGACCACTTCATCACCACCTACGCCGGCCCGCCCCAACCAGAAGTCGGGCGCGTGGGCTGGTCGGATGGCACAGTCTGGTTGGATGCCGCGGCCACCAAGAAAGGGCAGCCCGCCACGCCCGGCAGAATGGGCTTCAAGGGCGTGCCCGAGGAAGTCTGGAACTTCCACATCGGCGGCTACCAGGTCTGCGAGAAGTGGCTGAAGGACCGCAAGGGGCGGCGGCTGTCGGACGAGGACATCGCCCATTACCAGAAGATTGTCGTGGCGCTGAAGGAGACGATCCGCCTGATGGGCGAGATCGACGAGGTCATTGAGAAGCATGGCGGGTGGCCGGGGGCGTTTGCCGCAGGACCGGCGGCGGGTGCGGCGGACTATCCGACCTGCGAGACGGGGCAACGCAAGGCGGCGGAAACGGGCGACCTGTTTGGGCAAAATGCGGAGTCTTGA
- a CDS encoding AAA family ATPase, whose translation MDVLELQHIGQIQKARIEFGDLTVLVGPQATGKSITLQLLKLLVDMRHVQEDLRRHGLDWGGKLPEFLDLMLGEGMHSIWSEKSTIRWQNRDVDMVARAKRRIKAPELGQGEQMFFIPAQRVLTLRDGWPRPFTDYSAGDPFAVREFSEKLRLLMEQEFVQGDQLFPRANRLKQIYRDELRAHVFAGFDLKVDRSRPQKRMVLGNAHGELPFMVWSAGQREFMPLLLGLYWLMPPGRMAKRKSVDWVVVEELEMGLHPRAISLMLLLVLELLSRGYRVCLSTHSPQVLEMVWALNHLREQNSSESKLGRLFDVQAGTQLKAVFHDTMKRVFKVYYFERDGAVRNISGLDPGSTESFVAGWGGLTDFSARANEVVASAVADGLRRRKA comes from the coding sequence ATGGACGTGCTGGAACTCCAACACATCGGGCAAATCCAAAAAGCCCGAATCGAGTTTGGGGATCTCACCGTTTTGGTGGGTCCTCAAGCCACTGGCAAGAGCATAACACTACAGCTACTCAAGTTGTTGGTTGACATGCGCCACGTTCAGGAAGACCTTCGTCGTCACGGCTTGGACTGGGGCGGCAAGCTGCCTGAGTTCCTTGACCTCATGCTTGGCGAAGGCATGCACTCCATCTGGTCTGAGAAGAGCACGATTCGCTGGCAGAACCGCGATGTGGACATGGTAGCGCGCGCCAAGCGTCGCATCAAGGCGCCTGAGCTTGGGCAAGGAGAGCAGATGTTCTTCATCCCAGCGCAACGAGTATTGACTCTGCGCGACGGCTGGCCGCGCCCCTTCACTGATTACTCCGCCGGTGATCCCTTCGCAGTGCGGGAGTTCAGCGAAAAGTTGCGCCTGCTGATGGAGCAGGAATTCGTTCAGGGTGATCAGCTCTTTCCACGCGCTAATCGGTTGAAACAAATCTATCGAGACGAGTTACGTGCTCACGTGTTCGCCGGGTTTGATTTGAAGGTGGACCGTTCCCGACCACAGAAGCGTATGGTTCTAGGTAATGCACATGGCGAACTCCCGTTTATGGTTTGGTCGGCGGGGCAACGAGAATTCATGCCGCTATTGCTCGGCCTCTATTGGTTGATGCCACCCGGGAGAATGGCAAAGCGGAAGTCCGTGGATTGGGTTGTTGTAGAAGAGCTTGAAATGGGGCTCCATCCGCGAGCTATCAGCCTGATGTTACTGCTGGTGCTGGAGTTGCTCTCACGCGGCTATAGAGTCTGTTTGTCGACACACTCACCACAAGTCTTAGAAATGGTTTGGGCCTTGAATCACTTACGTGAGCAGAATTCCAGTGAGTCAAAGTTAGGCAGATTGTTTGACGTGCAAGCTGGCACTCAATTAAAGGCTGTTTTTCATGATACAATGAAGCGAGTGTTTAAGGTCTACTATTTCGAGCGTGATGGTGCAGTACGAAACATTTCTGGGCTTGATCCAGGTTCAACAGAGTCCTTTGTTGCAGGTTGGGGAGGCCTAACGGACTTCAGTGCAAGAGCCAATGAAGTTGTGGCATCTGCCGTGGCTGATGGGCTGCGGAGGCGCAAAGCATGA